ATCAATAATTACCCGTGTACGCACACCAtagtaccatatatatatatatagagagagagaaacctctAATATTATATAGCTAGCTAACTCATGGACGTGTCTATGTTAATTAGTTCTAAAAACTAATAACAATAGCGTTTTCTTACAAGTTGGATCAGAGGAATTCatctaattaaatttattaaattgacatttattctaaggtattttaaaaaatatgtaaaaatcaTATACTCTAAAAACAGATGTCACTTTAATAGATTAGATTGAAGGAATTTTCTCCCACCTAATAATGGTTTCTGTGTAAGCAAGAgtaaagtactttttttttttttttttttttttttttttaagtttttaaaaattgtaatcaCAGTCTATATAGGGACTGATCATAATCCCTCTCTCATTCCAACATTATCGATCCTTGCCAACCAATGGCCTCACCTTACTAAAGGAAAGATAGTATACTAGCTAGTTTAATTTGGCTACAACCTATACGGGACTTTGTGCAAGGATGACACACAAAATtctcgagaaaaaaaaaattgactacaGTCTACACTCAAAAGTACGTACTATATATGAATCTCGATCTATAACTACACGAATTGGTGCAGAATCAGCCATCCATTGTGtaataaatttgaaattcaaacaTGTTTGAATTTTGCTTATAGGCAACTGTTTGAGAGAAAGCCATGGAAATTTTTTTCTGGGTAGCTATTACTAGGTTGTAGCTACGTTTTGGGTAATATTGTTCAAAAAGATGAGCATGCATGTGTTGATTATCGCGCTTTTAATTTCTTCACCGGCCAAATCATGCAATATCCATTAATTATTTTACACGTTGTTGACGACAAGCTAGAGCCCTCTTTGTGCGTGGTAAGCATTATGCCAACGCGCGATCATCAAAATCCATTACTTTATCTGCACATTATTGATCGATCGTGCAACCAAGTAATTCCTTAAAtaatacatatttttatttcttggttTATAACATTATTGAGCCACATATATCCTTATAAAAGGCCATGCAATTCTAGCCTGTTCATCCATCCTTAATTGGTTCGATCGATCTCTTTGTGCATACATATCACGCAACATAGAAATGGCTTCCACAAGTTTCTTGTTGGTGACTCTTGTGCTTCTCCTGTCACTCATAGTTATTGTCTCTGCAAACGATTATGGATATGCCCCGAAGCCCGATTATCAGGAGAAACCAAAACCCGAAAATAAACCTCTCCCCACAAAACCAAACTATGAGGAGAAACCAAAACCCGAAACACCGGATtttgagaaatcaaaaccaGCAGAAGAGTATAACTTACTCCCGACAATCATTGGTATTCAAGGGACTGTTTTATGTAAATTAGGCTCCAACATCTTCCCACTTAAAGGTACGTAATCTCTTTACGTACGTTTGATTGTTCTTTGTTAATAAGATTgcatttgtttaaattttgttcgttttgattGATCTGTTGTTGGTAAATGCAGGAGCCATTGCAAAGATAACATGTGTAGCTATTAATGAGAATGGATACGAGACAGCTCCTTTCTCCACACTGACTGATGGATGCGATGAAAACGGCTACTTCTTTGCAACATTATCAGGGCTTAAAGATAATTGGAAGCTAAAGGAATGCAAGGCATTCCAATATTATTCTCCACTGGAAACTTGTAAAGTTCCTATTGCTAATCACGGTTTAAGTGGTGATCTCCTATCTTCTTACCGCATCCTCAACGACAAGCATACCAAGTTATACTccctgggatctttcttctacACCTCAGAATCCCAGTCAGCccctggtggtggtggtggtggttatTAGAGAACGAACATGCATATTTGCctatatatgttgttttgatttcttttcttttttttttcttcttttcaaattaatttattattttgagctTTGGGAAAGTTGTGGGATATTTGATCAGTACTGTATGTTGCTTATCACGTACTGATTTCATTGTAATAACTTTTGTTCAATTATGAAGTTGAGGCATGTTTCTGCATCCCCTTGTTTTAAATATGCACGCATGGGACTTTCcacaccaccccccccccccccccttctttttttgGATCTACTTTAAACTTTAGATGCACGTTCAAGTTAATTTTAGACACCGGCCAGTACCATTCCATTGTGATTTGCCATTACTAAGTGGAGTGCTTGAAAACCCCACCAAAAGATTTtgggagaaaaaataaaaaataaaaaacttcaaatGTGATCAAAGTTTCAAGTAAGTGTATTCAATTActttttagggaaaatatatcaaaaaaaaaaaaaacccctgaACTAACagccgattttagaatagcccgcagaattttcaagtgtactaatatgactcatcaaactatcaaagtgtgccaaaaatgctacttttatcaaaatattcttataatacctttattctcttaaaaactaaaataaaaaaatattaaaattttttttttttaaaaaaactattaatataaaactaaaaagttcaagaattaaaaaattaaaaaaaaaattaaaattttttaattaaaaaaaaaaacatgaacaaaaggAGTGGTTCTGCATTCACCCTCAGCTACCTCTGAGGTAATTCGCGGGCCACCCTAGGTCCCCAATGGTGGATCTGGGTTGGCACAAAGGCCACCCCAGAAGGAGCCGAAGTGGCCCGCGGCTGCCACCATGGGCCGATGGTGGCGTGCACCACCCCCAACTTCCTTTGGGGTGGCCTTTGAGCCACCTCATATTCaccattgggggtggctcgtgagccactcattttcttcttcttcttcttttttttttttttttttttttttttttaaaaaaaaaaaaaattaaaaaaaattaaattaaaaaattttaattttttaattttctttaactttttagttatatatatatttatatataacagTAACACGTGTCATGCattattttattgatgctaaTGCGATACACTAATAGAatccgtcaagtattttgacagaATCTGACTGCAATaaataatttagttttataaatatatatttttaatatattgaaatttttttagtaagagtgacacatatcatcatgtcatcattttattcgTGTTGACGTTGACACTAATAGAAtctgtcaagtattttgacggaatttgactacaatgactaaattgttattttttgcctaccttgaagacctttgaattattttttattccgtAATGAGCGATTTGTAGTTTAGACCAACAACATGgattgatttttcattaatccttttttttgttttttttttttaactttttaagtgaataggggtattttatgaatatttcgacaaaaatgacattttttgcACACTTtaatagtttgatgggtcatattagtacacttgaaaatACGGGGGCTATTAATTCTAAAATCTAATGTTAATTCAAGGCGCACGCCACCCCATTATGCCACCAGCCCATGGGGGTAGCCAAGCGCCACCTTCAAGTTCCTCTAGGGTGGCTTGAAGGCCACCCCAGATCCACCACTGGTATGGCGTGCAGACCAACCCCCACTTCGGGTTGCTCGCGAGCCACCCTAGAAGTGGCCGAggtttggttttttcttcttcttctctatttattttttaattaaaaaatttaaaatttaaagtttttaatttacaGCAAGCTAGATCCTCATTCTCTATATTAAAACACGTCTACAAAAGTGATCGAGGAGATTGACCATTATTGTGTTTTTAAGAGATAATGATATATAAAAAAGGGATTAAGGCAACTAATGATGAACAAGATCAAATCCTCAGCGAGAGAAGTTTACCTACATTAACCAACGACTTATATGCCCATACTTCGGCAATTTGAAGTATTTTGTGCATGATTTTGAGCCCTGAGGTTCTCCAACTATATCTCTTTAAGTTACCAACATGAGGTTCTCTATCTCTTTAAGTTACGCAGCACTTTGAAGCAAAACGGTTAGCCAAATTAAGCAGCCCACACTTGCTTAATTAGAAGTATTTAGTACATAAATAGTACTGGGCAATACTTTTTCCAAGAGAGTGACATTGATCCAATTTAGGAAATATTAACTGGTCCTTCTTAATCTAAATGACATAGAGTACTAGATCGATTAAGTGCAGCGTACGTTTAAGGAattcactttattttattttatttattattctagTATACTGATATGGCAAGTGTAAAAGATCAATCATTATGTGTCAATTAATATCACAAttgtcattatttatttattttttttaaaaatgataaattttggGGGTATTCCACAACTTCTTcatttaaattaacatattatatatatatatggagtaatgctatataccataTTAGTGCTTTCATTAAGAAAActaagtgatatttgaactggAGTTCGTAATTAATTAGCATAAGGTTACTACTTAGTAAATATGTGTTTTATCCATTTATGGTGTCAAACTTGTTATAATTAGCATAAGGTTACTACTTAGACCAACCCCCACtacttagtaaaaaaaaaaaaaaggacatgcAGTCGCATGtatatttaaaacaaaagggCTGCGGAAACATGCCTCAACTTAATAATTGAACAAAAGTTATTATAATGAAATTAATGATCAGTACGTACGTGATAAACAACATATAGTACTCAATCCCACAACTTTCCCAAagctcaaaataataaattaatttgaaaagaagaaaaaaaagaaatcaaattaaACAACATATATAGGCAAATATGCATGTTCGTTCTCTAataaccaccaccaccaccagggGCTGACTGGGATTCTGAGGTgtagaagaaagatcccagagaaTATAACTTGGTATGCTTGTCGTTGAGGATGCGGTAAGAAGATAGGAGATCACCACTTAAACCGTGATTAGCGTCAATAGGAACTTTACAAGTTTCCAGTGGAGAATAATATTGGAATGCCTTGCATTCCTTTAGCTTCCAATTATCTTTAAGCCCTGATAATGTTGCAAAGAAGTAGCCGTTTTCATCGCATCCATCAGTCAGTGTGGAGAAAGGAGCTGTCTCGTACCCATTCTCATCAATAGCTATACATGTTATCTTTGTAATGGCTCCTGAATTTACCAATAACAGATCaatcaaaacgaacaaaatttaaacaaatgcAGTCTTCTTAACAAATTAAGAACAATCAAACGTACGTACCTTTAAGTGGGAAGATCTTGGAGCCTAATTTACATAAAACAGTCCCTTGAATACCAATGATTGTCGGGAGTAAGTTATCCTCTTCTgctgggtttgatttctcaaaATCCGGTGTTTCGGGTTTTGGTTTCTCCTCATAGTCTGGCTTCGGGGCATATCCATAGTCGTTTGCAGAGGCAATAACTATGAGTGACAGGAGAAGCACAGGGGTCACCAACAAGAAACTTGTGGAAGCCATTTCTATGTTGCGTGATATGTAAGCACAAagagatcgatcgatcgatcgaaccaatTAAGGATATGGATGAACGGGCTACAATTGCATTATATTGCCTTTTTATAAGGATATATGTGCATGGCTCAATAATGTCATAAATTaaccaagaaataaaaatatgtattttttaaggaaatacTTGGTTGCACGATAGCAGATAAAGTAATGGATTTTGATGGAACATGATCATGATCGTGATCGATTTTTAATGCTCAACGATCAAATTAGAGAGCTCTTGTCGTCAACAACGTGCATGACATGCCAGAACAGCAGTCCTAGCTAGCATACATCAAATTTTATAAGTTTTCcaactaattaatattttgacataaaattgaaattatattcAAGTATTCATAAATATTAGATGATTACTTAGGTGAAGAAAAGAGATAATCGACATGCCTAAAGCAATGTTTTTGAATTCCATCAAATTTCAGTATGTTTTCCTATCTCTAAAGTGGGTGGCTCGATTAATTTGCAGAGATTCACTATATAAGTATTTTGAATGTCTTGATTTCAAAACGTGCATTGTACGTACGT
Above is a genomic segment from Alnus glutinosa chromosome 12, dhAlnGlut1.1, whole genome shotgun sequence containing:
- the LOC133852406 gene encoding protein SEED AND ROOT HAIR PROTECTIVE PROTEIN-like, whose protein sequence is MASTSFLLVTLVLLLSLIVIVSANDYGYAPKPDYQEKPKPENKPLPTKPNYEEKPKPETPDFEKSKPAEEYNLLPTIIGIQGTVLCKLGSNIFPLKGAIAKITCVAINENGYETAPFSTLTDGCDENGYFFATLSGLKDNWKLKECKAFQYYSPLETCKVPIANHGLSGDLLSSYRILNDKHTKLYSLGSFFYTSESQSAPGGGGGGY
- the LOC133883064 gene encoding protein SEED AND ROOT HAIR PROTECTIVE PROTEIN-like, with product MASTSFLLVTPVLLLSLIVIASANDYGYAPKPDYEEKPKPETPDFEKSNPAEEDNLLPTIIGIQGTVLCKLGSKIFPLKGAITKITCIAIDENGYETAPFSTLTDGCDENGYFFATLSGLKDNWKLKECKAFQYYSPLETCKVPIDANHGLSGDLLSSYRILNDKHTKLYSLGSFFYTSESQSAPGGGGGY